The Fusarium graminearum PH-1 chromosome 2, whole genome shotgun sequence genome includes a region encoding these proteins:
- a CDS encoding signal peptidase complex catalytic subunit SEC11: MLSSLGNPRQAAAQVMNFALILSTAFMMWKGLSVISDSPSPIVVVLSGSMEPAFQRGDLLFLWNRNLMAETDVGEVVVYNVKDKDIPIVHRVVRKFGKGDKAQLLTKGDNNLSDDTELYAKNQDYLVRKDIIGSVVGYIPFVGYVTILLSEYPWLKTVMLGIMGLLVVLQRE, translated from the exons ATGCTGTCAAGTCTTGGAAACCCGCGGCAGGCTGCTGCGCAGGTCATGAACTTCGCACTCATCCTGTCCACGGCCTTTATG ATGTGGAAGGGTCTCTCCGTTATCAGCGATTCACCGTCACCgatcgtcgtcgttctcTCTGGCTCAATGGAGCCTGCCTTTCAACGAGGCGATCTTCTCTTCCTATGGAACCGAAACCTGATGGCCGAGACCGATGTGGGCGAAGTGGTGGTTTATaacgtcaaggacaaggacattCCCATTGTGCACCGAGTTGTACGCAAGTTTGGAAAGGG CGACAAGGCACAGCTTCTCACAAAGGGCGACAACAACCTCTCTGACGATACGGAGCTCTACGCTAAGAACCAGGACTATTTGGTGCGCAAGGACATTATTGGCAGTGTTGTCGGTTACATCCCCTTTGTCGGCTACGTGACAATTCTCTTGTCAGAGTACCCTTGGTTGAAGACGGTGATGCTGGGTATCATGGGTCTTTTGGTCGTTCTGCAGCGAGAATAG